The DNA segment atacggACGGGTAAACAACACATCGATCTATCCAGTTATTTCGATgtttctctcgagtaacctataactaagattatttatgatctatgtttaaaggcgaatcgatctcattatcgtaatctcatcacgatctaattctcattgtatagatcaatgaatttcataatatattcctacaatagataatataatataatataatattaaataataataaataaataaaaagattgtaTGTCAAGTCATAAGTTTTATCAATCATGTGAttgatataataataaataaaaagactgcgtgtcaacaCCTATTACTAACACATTTTTCATTTAAAGAAGTCACCACGGTCGTGATTAAGACGCTTTGTTTTAGCGACCAAGAAGAACAGGAGATTAAGATATCTTTTAGTTGCCATTGCGAAGGGAGAACAAGAGGATACAAATACAACAACACCCCATTGCCGCAAAGAAGCAGAAGAAACAAGGTTTTGGATTACTTCTTGAATTACTTCTTTACATCTTTGGTCAAGAATGTAAATTCACAGCACGCAGAAGCTACGGACGCTAATTACGGACCAATCAAGAACCAAAATGGCGAAGAAAACCTAAAGTCATAACGAAAAACATCTTTGAATCATTTTCTTGAAACAAAGGAACGAAGCGTCTACTTCGACAATTAGAGAGGATGGAGAGGGAAAGGGAATCGAAACCTAAAGCGCGATCTCCGCCCTCCTCGACTATGAGGGAGTAAGACGCCGAACTGCCCCAAGCGGCTACCTCGCCGTCTCAATCGACGGCAGGGCTTCGGAGACGGTTGCGGCGTCGAAGGCGAGGGGGAGATGTTTTCGAGACGGCGGCTCCCTTTATTCGTAGAATGACCTGATCTTGGCCGTTCACTCGGTCGGCGTACCTATTTTCACCGTTCGTCTTAGGATGAACGGTTTTGATCGAGTCGCTTGCGGCGACTGAGGCGAAAGAGTAAATGCCTTGGAGACAGCGGCTCCCTCTCTATTCACGGAATGACCTGATCTTGGCCGTTCAAATGGTCGGCGTACCCATTTACGGCAGTTCATACCGTCCGTCTTATGATGAACGGTTGTGATTGACGGTTCAGGATTCTACACGTGGGCCGGATTATCGGATGGTCAGAGTCTCGGTGGATTGAAATGCTATTTTCAATCCTAAGAATAGAAAATAGGCCCCATACACAGCCGTTCAAATGGGCCCCCTACACAGCCGCAGAATAGAAAAAACGTGGTACAATGATACTAAGTTTGAACGTGAGGATTCTCGAGGAACGTCGGATCGATGATAAATCCTGACAGGGCTAACCGGGGATCCAAAGACTTGTCGGAGTACGTCGTCGAGCACGCACGCTCTGCAGCTTCTTcacgtcgggtcggaagctcctcAGCCGTCATGAAGACCTCCGAGCCCAACTTGTTGACCACAGGAAGCGGGAGACAACACGGCGGCGTCGCTCCCGCGCGCAGTTGCTTGACGCAACACAAAGCTCGATGACGGAACCACCTTTAATACGCGAGTGCTCGACGAAGTGACGCAACACAAAGATTGACTTGACAAAGATGTTCTATTGATGTAGGGATCATTTGTACTACTCCCGATTTAATTTTACAACAGAAATGGCACAAAGATTTGAATCGGTATATATTAACTAATTTAATTCAACGGCGGCGCTTCTGGAACAGCCCATCTTCGCTCTCGGCGACTTTGACCGTAACGGAACGCCAACCCAGCCAATTGGCCAAAATTCCAGATTGACCACCAATGTGAATCGAGTCCATCGGATGGAATCTGATGCCATTTTAGGACCCGTTCATTTGGTTACATGACATGTTGAAGAGGGAAGCCAGACGATTTCATTCATTCTCGTTGTTCCGAATTGGATGCCTACGTTTCGCTCAGGAATCAGAATCGATTCCTAGTTTCACACTCATAATCACTTCCGCCACTTACTTCTTTCGaaacaaatataataataataggataaatttttgaaaaaaaaattaaaaaattttctgTGGAACATTGTAACTTTTAAAAATTTCAAGATaacatcatttaaaaaataataattatcctATCCCTATCAGCACACACATAGGTTAATCTTGTCACTTGCTACTCTTCTCTTAGTTGTTTATAACTCCACATATAAGTTAGCTTGATTGGTGCCCTCCGTGTGTGGACTAGCATCATTGGTCATACTTGTACCTCCGCACGTGAGCTACTCTCATTAATTATTTTTGAGGTACAAGAGATCAATTAGGATTGACATAGAAAAGAGAATATTAAGTATAACAAAGACGATCAGAGACAATGTAAGGAAGAAGTGACGATCTCATAGGGTTTAATGGAGATAAAAGTAAGACGATCTTTTCTTATGACTAAAGATCTcctataaaattttttattagtataaattataatttaagatttttttataattcatCCAAAATAATATAAGTTGTAATTTTAAGGCCACTATATTTGCCATTAGCTAAACAAATTCCATTAAGCACGCCGATGCACGTGCGTCATCTCCGACGCCCAGGTGCGCTTATCCTTGCGGCTCTCCCGAGTCCAAATAAACACACTAGTTCTGCCCCTTTCTAACTTTTCTCTCACACCGAATACTGGGGTCCATCGTATCAGGAAATACGAAGGAGGTAGTGACGCGGGTACGAAATAGTGGGAAAAGAAAAGCTTTAGTACTGAACCGTCTCGAGTCGCAGAGATACAGCAGTCTACGCTGACCGCCACTGCCTTCTGCCCCCTTTCCTCTCCTCTGCGTCCTTATAATCACCTCCTGCTTCACTGACTACATCGTTGTCTCACACGTCGTGCTGCGTCCTCGATGGCCATGAAGTTCCACCGCCGTCCGATCGTCGGGCCACTAATGGCAGCCCTCGTTTCCCTGCTCGCACTGCTTCTCCTCCCTCCCCAGTGCGCCCTCGCTCAGCCCTCACCGCCCTCCGACGGCATCAGCGACAGCGCCAACAACTACAACTATTACGGCAAGTTTAACCCCACGATGGCCATCGTCATCGTCGTGATGATAAGTCTTTTCTTCCTCCTGGGGTTCTTTTCCCTTTACGTCCGCAACTGTAGCGGCAACAACGAGGACTTAAGCGGTTCCTTCCGCCGCCACGCCGCGGGCGGCGCAGCCCGCTCTCGGCGGCAGCAGGGGCTGAGCCCCGAGGTCCTCGAGACGTTCCCCGCGCTGGTGTACGCTGAGGTTAAGGGGCTGAAGGCGGGGAAGGGGGCGCTCGAGTGTGCGGTGTGCCTCAGCGAGTTCGAGGACGACGAGGAGCTCCGCCTcctccctcgctgcagccacgtcTTCCACTCCGACTGCATTGACGCCTGGCTCGCCTCCCACGTCACTTGCCCCGTCTGCCGCGCCAACCTCGCCGAGCAAGCCGCCGACGACAACCCCGACCTGCTACCTGTAGCCACCCCTTCTACAGACGCGGCGGGTCTACAACTCGAAACCGCTGCCCCGCCACAGGATCATGTCGCCATCGTCGTGGACCCCATAGCGGTGGCGGCGGAAGAGGAGGAGCGGAAGGAGGCAGCCGCGGAATTGTTGCGGATTGGAAGCCAGAGGCGGGCGGCCCGGCCGCGATCCGGCCGGCGGCCGGCGAAGCTCCCGCGGTCTCATTCAACCGGACATTCCGAGGTCCGGCCTGTGGTGGACGTCGACCAGTACACCCTCCGCTTGCCGGAGCACATACGGAAGGAGATCTTCGCCGCTCGGAAGTTCCACCGTTCCACAAGCTGCGTCGCGTTCCCGACCGCCGGGGAGGGGAGCTCCAGGCGTGGGCCACGCGGCGGTGGCTGGGAGGGAAGCGGCCGCGGGTGGCGGAGCTTTCGTCTTCGGAAGTCGGACCGGTGGCCCTCGTTCTTCCTCCGGACGCTCTCGCTGAAGGTCCCGGCGTGGGCCACAGGAAGGAGAGGGGATGGCGAGGGCTCGATAAAGAAAGGGGAAGGGGAGGCCTCGGCGAGGGGGAGAATCGCGACCGTGATAGCGCCTCTGGAGTGCCTCGAAGggggcggcgaggagtcgtcctcCACCCGATCCCTCGCACGGCAAGTTTGACCGACTCGAGCTGTTCGGATCCGTTCTCGTTGACTTCGATCGTTCCAATTCTTTATTTTATATAAACATATAAAAAATGATGGTGGGGGATTAAACGTGTGTTAAACGGCGTGTGGGGTCCGTAAGACTCAAAAAGAAATGTACATATCCTCGGGTAGTGTGTGAAGCATTGAAATGGTGGTTTGCGGGGTAGGACCCATTCATTTGTAGGTTATTAATAAGAGGATTCAATTGTTAAAAAGCTTTAtttcagattgcatttacgttggaATTTTGCTATCGAAAATTTATTGGATATGAGTGCATAATTGTCCATCGAATCACAGAAAGTAATGGTTTTGCAGGACATCATAATCCTACCATGTGCCATAAATTTGAAGCTGAGTTTGAATGAAATTAGTGACTGCATCAATTACCACTCTTCACGTGAAAGCTTCAACCACCATTAGGTGGAGGCTGGTATCCGTCGCGATCAAAGTTAGGCAGCCTTAGTTGTCTTACATGTTAGAATCATGAATTGGCAACTCGAATATAAGTTGGCATATTAGTCAAGAGTTTGGATAGATACAACCATTAAAAGTTAACATAGGATCAATAATGATTCCACATGCATTCATCGAAATACTTCAGACAAAACAGTTTAAAGCCCCACCAGGATTGTCATAGCCTTGCCTTGTAGTATAATAGCACATCCTTCTTCAAAAACTTTACattgagcaaaaataaaattatcaccCTCATTACATTACATAGAGAATAAAGCCAACACCTCCCCTATCATCCCCTCCCCCTTGAAGCAAGCATCCGCTTTCTAGCTTCGTCATGATTTCTTCAGAATTAGACACTTGATATGCAACATCGAAGGCTGAGTGATACCGAGTTGAATGGTGTTGCTGGGGATGGGTTGAAGCAGATAAACTCATTTGCCACCGACAAACAATTGTAGTTCTGTCGAAAGCATCGAAATGATGTACAAAAGATTAAAACATTAATTATAATGTGTATCATCAGTATCAGTGCAACTATAAACAATGGCGCAAGGAAAAATGACAAACAGTAAGAAAAAGCATCCAGCACTGAGGTCATACCTGTTGGAGCTTGAAGACTGTGATGGGCGCGGAAAGAGCGCCAATTCCGTCGTTGGATCATCTGGTGTTTGGAAAAATTGAGGTGTCTTGATTTGCCTCCTCCCACTGCTTAACCCAAGGACTGTCCCGAATTTTCAGATGTTGAAGAGTGGATGACAATCTCTCTGTCGGAGGGAGCCGTAGATATGGACAATCATCTATGGTCAAAGAATGCAGGGAGGTGAGGTTGGTAAGTCCCGTCACAGACGTTAACTTTGAGCACCGTGATATCTCCAACTCCTGGAGCGAAGGTAGATTCATATCAATACTAAAGCTGTGAAAGCCTCGAAATGATAAAGGGAGCATTGTCGTGTCGTCGTCAAGTGAAATAAAGGGAGCATTGTCGGAGATATCACCAAAATGAGTTAATTCTAATTTCCTCAGCAAGAAAAATACGTGCCGAGGAAAAATCCTCAACTTAGGACAACCATCGATTCTAAGTCGGAGAAGACGAGGAAAGTCGCCGGCCTCCACTCCATCCCACTGTTCCCAATTTTCCATATCTAAGAACGTCAAGGTCTCCAAAGACGGGAACCCCTTTATCGTCGCACTACCGATGCCACAAAACTCACGCCCAATACGTTGGAGATCAGAGAAATATTTTATAGCAAGAACTCTAAGAGAAGGCAGCTGACCCTAGGGTGGAAGCAGATTGCATTTCAAGCATACGACTATCTCTATATTCACTAGTTTGGAGAAGGATGAATCCCCCAACCATGTTGCAAATCTGGCACCACCGTAAGCGTGTATTAGAAACCGTTGTAGGTTAGGGTGTGGGCGGAAGCATTCGAGAACCTGCTTTGACGTGTCTTCGTCCATGTCTTCGTCTTTACAGGTGCCGCCTTCGTACCAGTCCAGTGTCAAAAACTCGATACGATCTTTTGTCTGCAGAGGTGTTTCTGTTCGAGGAACAGACTTATCCACATACCTAAGATTTTCAATGATGAGTTTTCCTCTCAGATTCACTAAACCCTTCAATTCCTCTATCTCGATACGCCAACTCGTCGGGCCCAATGCAAAGCAGTCGAGTGTTTGCAAGTAAGTCAACTTTCCAAGGCCACGAGGGACAGCGATACGAGTATGACTCAGCATGAGATGCCTTATATTTGGCAAGTTTAATATGCCGCTTGGTAGCTCCCGAAGACCCAACGTACCAGTCAAACTTAGAATCTGCAAATTGTAGAGGCTGCATATGGATTCTGGAAGACTGTCGATGTTAGCACCTTCGATGGAGAGGTAGCGTAGTAGTTTGAGGTCGCCGATTGAATCAGGCAGCCCTGAGATGTGGGTGCGGCTAAAGTTCAAAGCTCGTAGGTATTTCAAGTTGTGGAACAATTCATCGATGAATTCACAACAATACTTTTCATTGAAACGCGATCCGTTAGTTATCAGAGTCCGGAGACGTTTTAGCTTCAGCAAAGCCTTGACGTCTGTGGGTGCCATCCGGTCGTCAAAAACCAGATACAAGTGGCGAACCTTGTGAAATTTGTCGCCGTCCCGCTGAAATATGCTTGCGAGTTTGTTAGCCGCTATGCTTAGGGATTCCCCCTGCGCAACAGACTGTGCTAGATCGTGAACAAGATCATGCATCACTAACTCTTTCTCTTCCTCGGGGTCCAAGGCATGTCCTCCTGTACGTATCCCCTTGATCTGCAAAATTGACCTTTCCACCAAGTTTCTGACGTAATCACTGCCTATATCCTCTGCTTGCTTGCTTCTTGGAGGCCGAAGAAGACCTTGCGACATCCATAAATGGACAATGTATCTCTCGTATAAAACCGTGTCTTTGGGAAATAAGGACAGGTACCGGAAGCACCTCTTTAGATCTATTGGCAAGCAATCGTAGCTTATTTTAAGAGCCGGTAAGATCTCCAAGTTTGCATCGACTAATTCCCACCGCTCGCTTTCCAAGATATCCATCCATTTGTCTTCATCATCTTCGTAACTCAGAGCACGTGCAATTACCTTCACTGCCAACGGCAAGCCTTTGCACTTCTCCACAATCTTCCGACCGATCTCCACCAAATCGTTATGCCTGCTGCTGGAATCTAAGCCTTCCAGTAACGCAAGCTTCTCGAACAACATCCAGCATTTGTCGAATGATAAGATGTTCAAGCTCAAAGGCTCCATCGTCTGCATGATTCTGGCAACACATTCATTCCGAGTAGTCACTATGACTTTACCCACTCCAGCGTCCAGTAAGGGGACTTTCAGCAACTCCCAAAGACTAGGTTTCTCATTCCAAACATCATCCAAAACAAGCAAAAACTTCTTTCCCTGCAAATTTTCTTTTAGTTCTTGTTGAAGCTCGTTTAATTCTGTGTAATCAACTGTGGTTTTGAAGAAGGACACCAAGATCTTtcgtgttaaacccacaacatcaAATTCTTCGGAGACACAGACCCATCCCCTCGTATCGAAGCAGTTGAACACCCTGGGATCGTTATATACAAGCTGAGCTAGCGTCGTTTTACCGACTCCACCCATGCCGATTATGGGAATTAATGACACCGTACCTCCTCTACCATCAAAATCATCAGCCTCCGAAAGCAGCAACCCGATTAACTTCTCCTTTTCGTCTTCTCTTCCGAAAACAATTGATTCATCGAAGCAAGAACTCGTCTGTCGACAGTTACCCGACTCATCTCTTCGTCTCTTTCCATGTTTCTTTCCCAGTCGGAGGGCTTTCCATTCTCCGGTGATCTCATCAAACCTCTCCCTTATCTTCTTGAGTTTACTTGCTAAATCCTCTGGAAATGAAATCCTTGAAGGAGCGGAGATAGAGTAGTCGCATACCTCCACATGCATGCCTTTGTGGCGGCCGCCGCCTCTCGATCTGCTTTCTGCTTCGGCGCGCAGCACTTGGTATTCGTACTCCTCCACCGCGTCTTGAGCGTCATAAGCGACATCCTTGAGTTCACTCAACCATAGCCTTACAGGCTCATCTCTTATATCCTGCTCCTCCGAGTCATCAAGTTTGGCTTGGATCCTCATCATCGTCCTCTGCAGCTTCCTTAGCTCTTCTTCGACATCGTTCCGGGGCTCAGCCGGTGACGAAGCTGTCGTTGTTGCCAAGGCAAGCAGCTTCTCCACCGTCCACTTGATG comes from the Musa acuminata AAA Group cultivar baxijiao chromosome BXJ1-10, Cavendish_Baxijiao_AAA, whole genome shotgun sequence genome and includes:
- the LOC135596170 gene encoding E3 ubiquitin-protein ligase ATL31-like is translated as MAMKFHRRPIVGPLMAALVSLLALLLLPPQCALAQPSPPSDGISDSANNYNYYGKFNPTMAIVIVVMISLFFLLGFFSLYVRNCSGNNEDLSGSFRRHAAGGAARSRRQQGLSPEVLETFPALVYAEVKGLKAGKGALECAVCLSEFEDDEELRLLPRCSHVFHSDCIDAWLASHVTCPVCRANLAEQAADDNPDLLPVATPSTDAAGLQLETAAPPQDHVAIVVDPIAVAAEEEERKEAAAELLRIGSQRRAARPRSGRRPAKLPRSHSTGHSEVRPVVDVDQYTLRLPEHIRKEIFAARKFHRSTSCVAFPTAGEGSSRRGPRGGGWEGSGRGWRSFRLRKSDRWPSFFLRTLSLKVPAWATGRRGDGEGSIKKGEGEASARGRIATVIAPLECLEGGGEESSSTRSLARQV
- the LOC135596169 gene encoding putative disease resistance RPP13-like protein 1, yielding MGGGILSSIIKWTVEKLLALATTTASSPAEPRNDVEEELRKLQRTMMRIQAKLDDSEEQDIRDEPVRLWLSELKDVAYDAQDAVEEYEYQVLRAEAESRSRGGGRHKGMHVEVCDYSISAPSRISFPEDLASKLKKIRERFDEITGEWKALRLGKKHGKRRRDESGNCRQTSSCFDESIVFGREDEKEKLIGLLLSEADDFDGRGGTVSLIPIIGMGGVGKTTLAQLVYNDPRVFNCFDTRGWVCVSEEFDVVGLTRKILVSFFKTTVDYTELNELQQELKENLQGKKFLLVLDDVWNEKPSLWELLKVPLLDAGVGKVIVTTRNECVARIMQTMEPLSLNILSFDKCWMLFEKLALLEGLDSSSRHNDLVEIGRKIVEKCKGLPLAVKVIARALSYEDDEDKWMDILESERWELVDANLEILPALKISYDCLPIDLKRCFRYLSLFPKDTVLYERYIVHLWMSQGLLRPPRSKQAEDIGSDYVRNLVERSILQIKGIRTGGHALDPEEEKELVMHDLVHDLAQSVAQGESLSIAANKLASIFQRDGDKFHKVRHLYLVFDDRMAPTDVKALLKLKRLRTLITNGSRFNEKYCCEFIDELFHNLKYLRALNFSRTHISGLPDSIGDLKLLRYLSIEGANIDSLPESICSLYNLQILSLTGTLGLRELPSGILNLPNIRHLMLSHTRIAVPRGLGKLTYLQTLDCFALGPTSWRIEIEELKGLVNLRGKLIIENLRYVDKSVPRTETPLQTKDRIEFLTLDWYEGGTCKDEDMDEDTSKQVLECFRPHPNLQRFLIHAYGGARFATWLGDSSFSKLVNIEIVVCLKCNLLPP